The Ornithodoros turicata isolate Travis chromosome 9, ASM3712646v1, whole genome shotgun sequence genome includes a region encoding these proteins:
- the LOC135369372 gene encoding membrane metallo-endopeptidase-like 1 → MEAFPVGRKSLPRQKMAARCRSLDHYAVSGVYQAQRSTNKGYLREVARDLKSIPVLLLLGNIFPFVLLIICPSILSYVLGHPTTTSQSGIEHVTQPIVEVIRERRRDDAIPPCSSVWDRVCTGWITASEPMYRKLILGSADLYVEDMYKDTQKTHLTMSVATRTPNAMQKAFVFYQSCIRHRMEVEGTLDELRLLFIGYSLRGWPNESFADNIISTVLLRYLHDPQDSAILDVQSANLAPRTSIIESQLRTKKTVYLALGCPSFLMHRYVYTQTKTGPVRDCCSIYMKKDVITSCSPHVGNASLEGIFAFERKQALVVRKHCYMRRFKRVTVADMTNGIRGVDWATFLNDIVGLRSSFKVLPRTEILIRSKNYLRYVASLRQGAKNVRAVNYIDRRLLHLFGRHASRELRLYEDTFREVDINMRLEQGLSKESLMLANDGMPMAVGRVYLEIRTRIMIFIKVNGMVQIILFDLHMLFEASWIVSGELLTAYAHIGAIQTMISIPLRVADDAPLTEYYNDLAMDSYNAPFLGLLVNATRHIAKKRFTYLDVQEDIISGTDEERKTAQESRAAISIKHLHYLFPDRIVDLNLHRCNPRQSVVYDVVDNVTVPPAGILQPPYYDPDVPYALNYCGLGGLLLHDIITEFFRLYFNIANNDWMVKLKCINSGVYPEKEDNTCALSERRNVFTVTSTMTIDRVACHAYHYYMDAEDDQVISGAWPAANADQMLFLSAVRTVCSLRRDRHWARLMQADMTESQIPLLEKIKHVFQGLSELYDAFHCSRNEKDELCACMEDKPVMEESPAT, encoded by the coding sequence ATGGAGGCGTTTCCTGTGGGCCGCAAGAGTCTCCCACGACAGAAAATGGCGGCGCGCTGCAGGTCCTTAGACCATTACGCCGTGTCCGGGGTTTACCAGGCCCAGAGATCGACCAACAAAGGTTACCTAAGGGAGGTCGCACGCGACCTGAAGTCCATCCCGGTCCTCTTGTTACTGGGGAACATCTTCCCCTTTGTGCTACTTATTATCTGTCCCAGTATCCTCAGTTATGTGTTGGGACACCCAACGACGACATCACAGAGTGGTATAGAACATGTTACGCAACCCATTGTTGAAGTCATCCGGGAACGACGACGGGATGACGCCATCCCGCCTTGCAGCAGCGTCTGGGATCGTGTGTGTACCGGATGGATCACAGCTTCTGAACCGATGTACCGGAAACTGATCCTTGGTTCGGCAGACCTCTACGTCGAGGACATGTACAAAGACACGCAGAAAACCCATTTGACCATGAGCGTGGCAACTCGTACTCCAAACGCAATGCAGAAGGCTTTTGTCTTCTACCAGAGCTGCATTCGGCACAGAATGGAAGTGGAAGGCACATTGGATGAACTAAGGTTATTGTTCATCGGGTACTCTCTGAGGGGCTGGCCGAATGAATCATTCGCTGATAACATCATTAGCACTGTACTTCTCAGGTACCTACACGACCCGCAGGACAGTGCAATCTTAGATGTACAAAGTGCGAACCTCGCGCCAAGAACGTCCATCATAGAATCGCAGCTCAGGACTAAAAAGACAGTATACCTTGCTTTGGGTTGCCCTTCATTCCTCATGCATCGATACGTATACACACAGACGAAAACGGGCCCAGTGCGAGACTGCTGCTCCATCTACATGAAGAAGGATGTCATCACCAGTTGCTCCCCGCATGTTGGCAATGCTTCCTTAGAAGGAATATTTGCCTTCGAGAGAAAGCAGGCTCTCGTGGTTCGAAAACACTGCTACATGAGGAGATTCAAGCGTGTAACTGTTGCCGATATGACTAACGGCATACGAGGTGTCGACTGGGCCACATTTCTAAATGATATAGTTGGACTTAGATCATCCTTTAAGGTTCTTCCAAGGACAGAAATCCTAATTCGCTCCAAGAACTATCTTCGCTACGTGGCAAGTTTGAGGCAAGGAGCCAAGAACGTGCGTGCTGTAAACTACATTGATCGCCGTTTGCTGCATCTTTTTGGGCGACACGCGTCGAGAGAACTGCGACTGTACGAGGACACATTTAGAGAAGTTGACATCAACATGCGTCTAGAGCAGGGCCTTTCCAAGGAGAGTCTCATGTTGGCCAACGATGGGATGCCCATGGCTGTCGGTAGAGTGTACCTTGAGATTCGCACCCGAATTATGATATTCATTAAGGTCAACGGAATGGTGCAAATCATACTCTTTGACTTGCACATGCTTTTCGAGGCATCTTGGATTGTTAGTGGTGAGCTCCTAACCGCCTACGCCCATATCGGTGCCATCCAAACAATGATCAGCATTCCACTTCGGGTTGCAGACGATGCACCTCTCACAGAATACTACAATGACCTGGCCATGGATTCATACAACGCCCCGTTCTTAGGGCTGCTGGTGAACGCCACAAGGCACATCGCCAAGAAACGATTTACGTACCTTGACGTCCAAGAGGACATTATCTCCGgcacagatgaagagaggaagACAGCCCAAGAAAGTAGGGCCGCCATCAGCATCAAGCACCTGCACTACCTCTTTCCAGATAGGATAGTAGATCTGAACCTTCATAGATGCAACCCGCGCCAATCCGTTGTGTATGACGTTGTCGACAACGTCACTGTACCACCCGCTGGCATACTGCAGCCACCGTATTACGATCCGGACGTCCCGTACGCATTAAACTACTGCGGACTGGGCGGACTCCTGCTGCACGACATTATCACCGAGTTCTTCCGTCTGTATTTCAACATTGCCAACAACGACTGGATGGTAAAGCTGAAATGCATCAACAGCGGAGTATACCCCGAGAAGGAAGACAACACCTGTGCACTTTCTGAAAGACGGAACGTGTTTACTGTCACTTCCACTATGACGATAGATCGCGTTGCGTGCCACGCTTACCATTACTACATGGATGCAGAGGATGATCAAGTCATCTCAGGAGCCTGGCCAGCGGCTAATGCCGACCAAATGTTATTCCTCTCCGCAGTGAGAACTGTGTGTTCCCTAAGGCGCGACAGACACTGGGCGCGGCTCATGCAGGCAGACATGACCGAGTCGCAAATACCGCTTCTGGAGAAGATAAAGCACGTATTTCAAGGTCTATCGGAGCTCTACGACGCCTTCCATTGtagcaggaatgaaaaagatgagtTGTGCGCATGTATGGAGGATAAACCCGTCATGGAGGAATCGCCAGCCACTTGA
- the LOC135369373 gene encoding uncharacterized protein LOC135369373, translating into MSPFFIEKAVASLSKHVTEIKRMRSGDLLIKCTSETDCDTILNAHDMLGKTISASLHKTLNTSRGVISVSELIDVPVEEILINLKDQDVIDVRKIKIRKNNEYITTRNIILTFDRPTLPDKLKVGYLSADVRPYVPNPLRCFRCNRFGHAADSCRGSACCARCGKSEHETKECKGPDGCVNCSSNHPSYSRSCTKWKYEKEVLHVKVTQNISYPEARKKVAPIFFEKSFATAVKQKVKLVTQSTQTEPPTTTQTNTSEVQGGADPPPTPEIPVASLTPTPLLSSQSTQVTSMDCEDETSSERSFASTSSQAPKKSRSSLSGCGSLPDISDKELAAARKKSTRPRVTPPTKK; encoded by the coding sequence ATGTCACCGTTCTTTATcgagaaggcggtggcatcaCTGTCTAAGCATGTAACCGAAATCAAGCGGATGCGATCGGGTGACTTACTCATAAAATGCACTTCCGAAACTGACTGTGACACTATCTTGAATGCACATGACATGTTAGGCAAAACAATTTCAGCATCTTTGCATAAAACACTAAACACCAGTCGAGGCGTCATCTCTGTATCTGAACTTATTGATGTTCCTGTGGAAGAAATCCTTATAAACTTGAAAGACCAGGATGTGATAGATGTTCGTAAAATAAAGATCAGGAAGAACAACGAGTACATTACAACACGAAATATCATACTTACCTTTGATCGTCCCACTCTACCAGACAAGTTGAAAGTTGGATATCTCTCAGCTGATGTGCGGCCATACGTCCCAAACCCATTGCGCTGCTTCCGCTGTAATAGGTTTGGGCATGCTGCAGACTCCTGCCGTGGCTCCGCCTGCTGTGCACGATGTGGCAAGTCTGAACACGAAACAAAAGAATGTAAAGGGCCAGACGGCTGCGTTAACTGTTCTTCcaaccacccatcctactcgaggtcatgtacaaagtggaaatatgaaaaagaagtcctgcacgtcaaggttacacagaacatcagttacccagaagccagaaaaaaagtagCTCCCATCTTTTTTGAAAAATCCTTTGCCACAGCcgtaaaacagaaagtaaaactTGTCACACAGTCCACGCAGACCGAACCACCAACGACCACGCAGACAAACACAAGTGAGGTTCAAGGAGGTGCAGATCCACCTCCAACTCCCGAAATTCCTGTGGCGTCACTAACACCGACGCCACttctgtcctcacagtccacgCAGGTAACATCCATGGATtgcgaggacgagacgagctctgagcgctcctttgcgagcacgagctcccaagCCCCCAAAAAGAGCAGATCTAGTCTGTCGGGGTGTGGGTCACTCCCCGACATATCTGATAAGGAGCTTGCGGCTGCGCGGAAGAAATCCACAAGGCCGCGGGTCACACCCCCAACAAAAAAATAG